The Vicia villosa cultivar HV-30 ecotype Madison, WI linkage group LG1, Vvil1.0, whole genome shotgun sequence genome includes a region encoding these proteins:
- the LOC131652768 gene encoding uncharacterized protein LOC131652768 yields the protein MGFGEDWMKWMEAVVFSSKMSVLVNGSPMKEFVVERNLRQGDPISPFLFLIVMEGLRGMVNKDVENGDFEGFNINGNYFVEILQFANDTILVGDESWKHIWAIKAVLRGFNLVLGMKVNEFIFLGIPIGGNAKRISMWKGLVSKPFHLYAFFLISSDEGGGCGYRRLERQRVEVGDSGVAVCSNGDTAAKMQELQLLLLPARLDSVCRDVVEWALQPTVGYPAFSVRNFYDLVNKFHIPFGPANLYDEALCLLWKMKMPNKIKVFGWRRFINRLPYRDSLVVRGIPISTSDLSCVFCRALFKSLAKSFLE from the exons ATGGGCTTTGGTGAAGattggatgaagtggatggaagcGGTGGTTTTCTCTAGCAAAATGTCAGTTTTGGTGAATGGTAGTCCTATGAAGGAGTTTGTGGTTGAGAGAAATTTGAGGCAAGGTGATCCTATCTCCCCTTTCCTCTTTCTGATAGTGATGGAAGGATTAAGGGGGATGGTAAATAAAGACGTGGAGAATGGAGATTTTGAGGgtttcaacattaatggtaatTATTTTGTCGAAATTCTTCAATTTGCGAATGATACTATATTGGTGGGAGATGAGAGTTGGAAGCATATTTGGGCGATAAAGGCGGTGTTGAGAGGTTTTAATCTTGTTTTGGG AATGAAGGTAAATGAGTTCATTTTTCTCGGTATTCCTATTGGGGGAAATGCTAAAAGGATCTCAATGTGGAAGGGGCTTGTATCTAAG CCTTTCCATCTTTATGCTTTCTTTTTAATAAGCTCCGATGAAG gTGGTGGTTGCGGGTATAGGAGGTTGGAGCGGCAGAGAGTGGAGGTGGGAGATTCCGGGGTGGCAGTTTGCTCGAATGGTGATACTGCTGCCAAAATGCAGGAGCTGCAACTTTTGTTGCTGCCTGCCCGCCTTGATTCTGTCTGCAGGGATGTTGTAGAATGGGCGCTTCAGCCGACAGTGGGTTATCCGGCATTCTCGGTCCGTAATTTCTACGATCTAGTGAATAAATTTCACATTCCTTTTGGTCCTGCTAATTTATATGATGAGGCTTTGTGCTTGTTATGGAAGATGAAGATGCCTAATAAAATAAAGGTTTTCGGGTGGAGGCGTTTTATCAATAGGTTGCCATATAGAGATTCATTGGTGGTTAGAGGAATTCCTATTTCTACTAGCgatctttcttgtgttttttgtagagctttgttcaaatctttgGCGAAATCCTTTTTGGAGTGA